A single genomic interval of Flavobacterium sp. N2820 harbors:
- a CDS encoding 4'-phosphopantetheinyl transferase family protein, which translates to MPLHKIIHINETTTAYFWHITEDVTSLFRAVSLKDTSLFRLEGMKSEEHQKGFLAVRMLLQHLGYTDYDLTYDEAGKPHLEVKVQNAKVNSTSNTQHISISHSHEFSCICISDELMGIDLEILKEKTLKIAPRFMDVRHLQTLSKEEQLQKATVVWGVKESIFKIKNEKGISFPKHIYENDFNLNERECSAELRFNNLIEKFKIKFYNVEDYIFVCAIPN; encoded by the coding sequence ATGCCACTACATAAAATTATACATATCAACGAAACCACAACAGCGTACTTTTGGCATATTACCGAAGACGTAACTTCGTTATTTAGAGCTGTTTCATTAAAAGATACTTCGCTTTTTCGATTGGAAGGAATGAAATCAGAAGAACATCAGAAGGGGTTTTTAGCCGTTCGAATGTTATTACAACATTTGGGCTATACCGATTATGATTTAACGTATGATGAGGCTGGAAAACCACATTTAGAAGTGAAAGTGCAAAATGCAAAAGTGAACTCAACATCCAATACCCAACATATTTCTATTTCGCATTCACATGAATTTTCCTGTATTTGCATTAGCGATGAATTAATGGGGATTGATTTAGAAATTTTAAAAGAAAAAACACTCAAAATAGCCCCAAGATTTATGGATGTTAGACACTTACAAACACTTTCTAAAGAAGAACAGCTTCAAAAAGCTACGGTTGTTTGGGGAGTCAAAGAATCGATTTTTAAAATTAAGAACGAAAAAGGAATTAGTTTTCCAAAACATATTTATGAAAATGATTTTAACCTAAATGAAAGAGAGTGTTCAGCTGAATTACGATTTAATAACTTAATAGAAAAGTTCAAAATTAAATTTTATAACGTAGAAGATTATATCTTTGTCTGCGCAATCCCTAATTGA
- the arfB gene encoding alternative ribosome rescue aminoacyl-tRNA hydrolase ArfB encodes MDKKVLLSELKFKAVRSSGAGGQNVNKVSSKVVLSFDLGNSLGLTHDEKELLLTKIATKLTQENILILTSEEDRSQLKNKEVVVKKFLKVIENGLKIPKERKETRIPRAVKEKRLSTKKVIGLLKQNRKKPNF; translated from the coding sequence ATGGATAAAAAAGTTTTACTTTCCGAATTAAAATTTAAAGCGGTTAGAAGTAGTGGTGCTGGAGGTCAAAATGTTAATAAAGTGTCTTCAAAAGTGGTTTTGAGCTTTGATTTAGGTAATTCTTTGGGTTTAACCCATGATGAAAAAGAACTTTTGCTAACTAAAATTGCAACTAAATTAACACAAGAAAACATTCTTATTCTCACATCCGAAGAAGATAGAAGTCAACTTAAAAACAAAGAAGTTGTTGTCAAAAAATTCTTAAAAGTTATTGAAAACGGCTTAAAAATACCAAAAGAACGTAAAGAAACGAGAATCCCAAGAGCGGTTAAAGAAAAACGACTCAGTACCAAAAAAGTAATCGGGCTTCTAAAACAAAATCGAAAAAAGCCAAACTTTTAA
- a CDS encoding PH domain-containing protein — protein sequence MIDNLKKILNEDQDPKAIEKITAKLENLLMSNEEIGYIAVQKKPAVTIFPDSIVVTNKRIILCKPKNLGLSMEFIDYDWDDIAGSFVKEGILGADFTFTTNSDLTHTVDYLPKNQARKLYTYAKEQLDVLKNPKVATPIVEEIKAEAPIETPIQEAEVEEIQAEEVTHFAELMPTPNDIIRDTEVEAPISEEKGLAHLSQDELFAKLQNYKKLLDNGLILQGEYDRLKSEILKFL from the coding sequence ATGATAGACAACTTAAAAAAAATATTAAACGAAGATCAAGATCCAAAAGCAATTGAAAAAATTACTGCAAAATTGGAGAATCTTTTAATGTCTAACGAGGAAATTGGATACATTGCGGTTCAAAAAAAACCAGCCGTAACTATTTTTCCTGATAGCATTGTAGTGACCAATAAAAGAATCATTTTATGCAAGCCTAAAAACTTAGGGTTGTCGATGGAATTCATTGATTATGATTGGGATGATATTGCAGGTTCATTTGTAAAAGAAGGAATTTTAGGTGCTGATTTTACCTTTACAACTAATTCAGATTTAACCCACACGGTTGATTATTTGCCAAAAAATCAAGCACGAAAATTATATACTTACGCGAAAGAGCAATTGGATGTATTGAAAAATCCGAAAGTAGCCACTCCAATTGTCGAAGAAATTAAGGCAGAAGCTCCAATTGAAACTCCAATTCAAGAAGCAGAAGTTGAGGAAATTCAAGCAGAAGAGGTAACTCATTTTGCAGAATTGATGCCAACACCAAACGATATTATTCGCGATACGGAAGTAGAAGCGCCTATTTCAGAAGAAAAAGGATTGGCCCATTTATCGCAAGACGAATTGTTTGCCAAACTTCAGAATTATAAAAAATTACTAGACAATGGATTAATTCTTCAAGGTGAATACGACCGATTAAAGTCAGAAATTTTGAAGTTTTTGTAA
- a CDS encoding bleomycin resistance protein, protein MISAVIPKLPFINKDETIDFYNTIGFQLDADYGPYLIFSLEQTELHFFSHDNLDPKQSDFMIYLRVNAEIEILYNKLIEKAISIHPNGQLEKKPWNQMEFSIIDPNGTLLTFGQFV, encoded by the coding sequence ATGATTTCAGCAGTAATTCCAAAGTTACCTTTTATTAATAAAGATGAAACAATTGATTTCTATAATACTATTGGATTTCAATTGGACGCCGATTATGGTCCGTATCTAATTTTTAGTTTAGAACAAACTGAGCTTCATTTTTTTTCTCATGATAATCTAGATCCAAAACAATCTGATTTCATGATTTATTTAAGAGTCAATGCTGAAATTGAAATATTATATAATAAATTAATTGAAAAAGCTATTTCAATCCATCCAAATGGTCAATTAGAAAAAAAACCATGGAATCAAATGGAATTTTCTATTATTGATCCGAATGGAACACTTTTAACTTTTGGTCAATTCGTTTAA
- the pnuC gene encoding nicotinamide riboside transporter PnuC yields MFDLLFSQYNGYDTIDIVLEIVAVLFGLASVLFAKKNNIWVYPTGIISTIIFVYLLNKWGLVGDMMINIYYTTMSIYGWYIWSRKRDNKPEFPISRITLKESYYGIVLFLLTIGFVLIVYKYFDKFTHWTAYIDTLSTGIFFVGMWLMAKRKLENWILWIIGDLVSIPLYFYKGYTFTSIQYAIFTIIAFYGYREWKKNLNK; encoded by the coding sequence ATGTTCGATTTGTTATTTTCTCAATATAATGGCTATGATACAATTGATATTGTATTAGAAATAGTTGCCGTTTTATTTGGATTAGCCAGTGTGCTTTTTGCCAAGAAAAACAATATTTGGGTATATCCTACGGGAATTATTAGTACAATTATTTTTGTTTATTTGTTAAATAAATGGGGATTAGTCGGTGATATGATGATTAACATTTATTATACAACGATGAGTATTTATGGTTGGTATATTTGGTCTCGAAAAAGAGATAATAAACCAGAATTTCCAATTTCAAGAATTACATTAAAAGAAAGCTACTATGGTATAGTTTTATTTTTACTAACAATTGGTTTTGTTCTTATAGTTTATAAATATTTTGATAAATTCACACATTGGACGGCATATATTGACACGCTTTCTACTGGGATATTCTTTGTTGGAATGTGGTTAATGGCAAAACGAAAATTAGAAAACTGGATCTTATGGATAATAGGGGATTTAGTTTCAATACCTTTGTATTTTTACAAAGGATACACTTTTACAAGTATTCAATATGCAATATTTACAATAATTGCGTTTTATGGTTATAGGGAATGGAAGAAAAATTTAAACAAGTAA
- a CDS encoding cyclase family protein produces MKATINNIQIDLSKPLDISIPLSNNEQNPIAWYQNAPAIEPVTIGDWIGKVSEGKSSTNFNNIFFNPHAHGTHTECLGHITRDFYSINQCLKQFFFSAELISVEPKAVGEDLVITKEHVSTALDKTNNDSIEAIIIRTLPNPESKKHLNYSNTNPPYLEEAAAIYIREKGIQHLLIDLPSVDKEHDEGKLLAHKAFWNVKDVNDVNKDARFGCTITEMIYVNKDVQDGSYILNLQFASFENDASPSKPILYKIE; encoded by the coding sequence ATGAAAGCAACAATCAACAACATACAAATCGACTTATCTAAACCATTAGATATCTCGATTCCATTATCAAACAACGAGCAAAACCCGATTGCTTGGTATCAAAATGCTCCTGCAATTGAACCCGTAACAATCGGTGATTGGATTGGTAAAGTTTCGGAAGGGAAATCGTCTACTAATTTTAATAATATTTTCTTCAATCCGCACGCACATGGCACGCATACGGAATGTTTAGGACATATTACACGCGATTTTTATTCAATAAATCAATGTTTGAAACAATTTTTCTTTTCAGCTGAATTGATTTCGGTGGAACCAAAAGCAGTTGGCGAAGATTTAGTCATTACGAAAGAACATGTCTCGACTGCGCTCGATAAGACAAATAACGATTCAATTGAAGCTATTATCATCAGAACATTGCCAAATCCAGAAAGCAAAAAACATTTAAATTATTCCAATACAAATCCGCCTTATTTGGAAGAAGCGGCCGCAATTTATATCAGAGAAAAAGGAATTCAACATTTGCTAATCGATTTACCAAGTGTGGATAAAGAGCACGATGAAGGAAAATTGTTAGCGCACAAAGCGTTTTGGAATGTAAAAGATGTCAATGATGTCAACAAAGACGCACGATTTGGTTGTACAATTACCGAAATGATTTACGTCAACAAAGATGTTCAAGACGGAAGTTATATACTGAATTTACAATTCGCTTCTTTTGAAAATGATGCAAGTCCAAGTAAGCCAATATTATATAAAATTGAGTAA
- a CDS encoding geranylgeranylglyceryl/heptaprenylglyceryl phosphate synthase, producing MTIYQDILIAKKNHRKLLAILIDPEKVTVTQGFDLSKILINSPVTHIFVGGSSYNGTHLDELTAVLKTTTNLPVLIFPGHPSQISNSADGILFLSLLSGRNPEYLIEHHINSVDILAKSNLEIIPTGYLLIDGGKETAVQRVSQTQPIEHANIELAYKTAKAGEFLGKKLIYLEAGSGAKQHVSLEMIRYIAQNIEVPLIVGGGICSMQTVRDIYNAGADLVVIGTAFENNSNFFNL from the coding sequence ATGACAATCTATCAAGATATACTCATAGCCAAAAAAAACCATAGAAAATTATTGGCTATTTTAATTGATCCCGAAAAGGTAACAGTTACTCAAGGTTTTGATTTATCTAAGATACTTATTAATTCTCCAGTAACACATATTTTTGTAGGAGGAAGTTCTTATAATGGAACTCATTTAGACGAGTTGACAGCGGTTTTAAAAACAACTACAAATTTGCCAGTTTTAATTTTTCCAGGTCATCCTTCACAGATTTCAAATAGTGCTGACGGAATTTTATTTTTAAGTTTACTATCAGGCCGTAATCCAGAATATCTAATTGAGCATCATATTAATTCGGTAGATATATTGGCAAAATCAAATTTAGAAATTATTCCAACAGGATATTTATTAATTGATGGAGGAAAAGAAACTGCCGTTCAGCGTGTTAGTCAAACGCAACCCATTGAACATGCTAACATTGAATTAGCTTATAAAACCGCAAAAGCAGGTGAATTTTTAGGTAAGAAATTAATATATTTAGAAGCAGGAAGCGGCGCTAAACAACACGTTTCGTTAGAAATGATTCGATATATAGCTCAAAATATCGAAGTTCCTTTAATTGTTGGTGGAGGAATTTGTTCCATGCAAACAGTTCGGGATATCTATAATGCAGGAGCTGATTTAGTAGTTATTGGAACAGCTTTTGAAAACAATTCCAACTTTTTTAATTTATAA
- a CDS encoding DUF4301 family protein has protein sequence MEEKFKQVRTNIIKIAMYGPESTGKTTLSKQLAAHYNDEWIPEFARDFLQEKWDKNKEICTEEDLIPIAIGQVKLENEAVLKAKKFLFCDTNLLVTKVFSDIYYNRCEANLEQAAKEHKYDLIFLTNIDVPWEADDLRDSPDDREITFGTFKKAIIANGNPYIKLKGDVASRFEKAVRIIDELVLAKQMGFTSEDFVTIYNKNISIATIQKQIQFFIDGIAKVNLVRSAVKNDGISIFTEEEINNYIELFDENKQNLDIQKFVPASGAASRMFKFLSEFINEFDIENDTINSYINHNKCAELSVFLVGLKSFPFYQDLKLKTIEIYPNYFEKERDERNYLLIKTLLSKEHFDFASKPKGILPFHQKEDAIVSPIEEHIKESIFYEIPNKKSKIHFTVSPEHQVAFEEITNKHQNVEVTFSFQHETTDTLAVNTDNTPFRNDNGELVFRPGGHGALIENLNQLVSDVIFIKNIDNVSQNHIVDIVKYKKLLGGILFKLQQQIFAFLNELESDIVSVEKINEIKDFAQKQLHVIVPNDFEMYKKSFQIHYLFNELNRPIRVCGMVKNEGEPGGGPFWIKDESGKISLQIIETSQIDLTNEKQVQIVNEATHFNPVDLVCGVKNYKGEKFDLTHFVDENTGFIVSKNKNGKPYKAYELPGLWNGAMANWLTLFVEVPLVTFNPVKTVNDLLKPAHQPENNG, from the coding sequence ATGGAAGAAAAATTTAAACAAGTAAGAACAAACATTATAAAAATAGCTATGTATGGACCAGAAAGCACAGGTAAAACTACGCTTTCAAAACAATTGGCCGCACATTATAATGACGAGTGGATTCCTGAGTTTGCTCGCGATTTCTTACAAGAAAAATGGGATAAAAACAAAGAAATTTGTACAGAAGAAGATTTGATTCCAATTGCAATTGGTCAAGTAAAATTAGAAAATGAGGCGGTTTTAAAAGCCAAAAAATTCTTGTTTTGTGATACGAATTTATTAGTTACAAAAGTTTTTTCGGATATTTATTATAACCGATGTGAAGCTAATTTAGAACAAGCTGCCAAAGAACATAAGTATGACTTGATTTTTCTTACCAATATTGATGTGCCTTGGGAAGCTGACGATTTGCGCGATAGCCCAGATGATCGAGAAATTACTTTCGGAACCTTTAAAAAAGCAATTATTGCAAACGGAAATCCATACATAAAACTTAAAGGTGATGTTGCCTCAAGATTTGAAAAAGCGGTACGAATAATAGACGAATTAGTTCTTGCTAAGCAAATGGGATTTACATCAGAAGATTTTGTTACCATTTACAATAAGAACATATCTATTGCAACCATTCAAAAGCAAATACAGTTTTTTATAGACGGAATTGCTAAAGTTAATTTGGTGCGATCGGCAGTTAAAAACGACGGAATTTCAATTTTTACTGAGGAAGAGATTAACAATTATATTGAGCTATTTGACGAAAACAAACAAAATTTAGATATTCAAAAATTTGTTCCAGCTTCGGGTGCTGCTAGCCGAATGTTTAAGTTTTTATCTGAATTTATCAACGAATTTGATATCGAAAATGACACGATTAATTCATATATTAATCATAATAAATGTGCTGAATTATCAGTCTTTTTAGTAGGATTGAAAAGTTTTCCTTTTTATCAGGATTTAAAACTTAAAACTATTGAAATTTATCCAAACTATTTTGAAAAAGAGCGTGATGAACGAAATTATCTCTTGATTAAAACATTACTTTCAAAAGAACATTTTGATTTTGCTAGTAAACCAAAAGGAATTTTGCCTTTTCATCAAAAAGAAGATGCAATCGTTTCGCCCATTGAAGAGCATATTAAGGAATCGATTTTTTATGAAATACCTAACAAAAAATCAAAAATTCATTTTACGGTTTCTCCAGAACACCAAGTAGCTTTTGAAGAAATAACAAACAAACATCAAAATGTTGAAGTTACTTTTTCTTTTCAACATGAAACCACTGATACTTTAGCTGTTAATACAGATAATACGCCTTTTAGAAATGATAACGGAGAATTGGTTTTTCGTCCAGGGGGTCATGGTGCTTTAATTGAGAACTTGAATCAATTGGTTTCTGATGTTATTTTTATTAAAAATATTGATAATGTATCTCAGAATCACATTGTTGATATTGTTAAGTATAAAAAGCTTTTAGGTGGAATTTTATTCAAATTGCAACAACAAATTTTTGCCTTTTTAAATGAATTAGAAAGCGACATCGTTTCGGTAGAAAAAATAAATGAAATAAAAGACTTTGCACAAAAGCAGTTGCATGTTATCGTTCCAAATGATTTTGAAATGTATAAAAAATCGTTTCAAATTCATTACTTATTCAACGAATTAAATCGTCCAATTCGTGTTTGTGGAATGGTTAAAAATGAAGGAGAACCTGGCGGTGGCCCGTTTTGGATAAAAGATGAAAGTGGAAAAATATCTTTGCAAATTATTGAAACATCACAAATTGATTTAACTAACGAAAAGCAAGTTCAGATTGTAAATGAAGCTACTCATTTTAATCCTGTAGATTTAGTTTGTGGCGTTAAGAATTACAAAGGTGAAAAATTTGATTTAACCCATTTCGTGGATGAAAATACAGGCTTTATCGTTTCAAAAAATAAAAACGGAAAACCATACAAAGCCTATGAATTACCTGGATTATGGAATGGTGCTATGGCAAATTGGCTCACACTTTTTGTGGAAGTACCATTGGTTACTTTTAATCCAGTAAAAACCGTAAATGATTTATTAAAACCAGCGCATCAACCCGAAAATAATGGATAA
- a CDS encoding MmcQ/YjbR family DNA-binding protein, with the protein MNIQQLYEFCQSKKGVTEHFPFDEDTLVFKVGGKMFCLTSLSEWEKGTPSLNLKCDPERALELRAEYEAIEPGYHMSKVHWNTVRFHGDVSDKMMRELINHSYELVFKSLTKKVQQEIQEIEN; encoded by the coding sequence ATGAACATTCAACAACTCTACGAATTCTGTCAATCTAAAAAAGGCGTTACCGAACATTTTCCATTTGATGAAGATACTTTGGTGTTTAAAGTAGGCGGAAAAATGTTTTGCCTAACTTCTTTATCCGAATGGGAAAAAGGAACACCGTCGTTAAATTTAAAATGTGATCCAGAACGCGCTTTAGAACTTCGAGCCGAATATGAAGCCATCGAGCCGGGTTATCATATGAGTAAAGTGCATTGGAATACCGTTCGATTCCATGGCGATGTTTCCGATAAAATGATGCGCGAATTGATCAATCATTCTTATGAGCTTGTTTTCAAAAGTTTAACGAAAAAAGTCCAACAAGAAATTCAAGAAATAGAAAATTAG
- a CDS encoding DUF4407 domain-containing protein yields MLKRFFMLCSGVDSDIINGCSNGEQNKYAGIGATVFFTAVMAFIASAYALFTVFDNAFIAIAFGLVWGLLIFNLDRFIVSTIKKRDRFLDEFIQATPRIALAIIIAIVISKPLEIKIFEKEINTVLLKEKNEMMLANKKQVANYFQSDLDKNKAQIDSLKSDILKKEKEVNDLYSVYITEAEGTAGTKKLGKGPVYKEKREKHDASLQDLATLKAANQAKITDLEAKAKTLQTDLDKKVTETQPIIEGFDGLMARINALNKLPWLPSFFIMLLFLAIETSPIIAKLLSSKSEYDFKQEDNEMGIKNMLAQNHYQSELQKKTDAEIYDKVYADIKEDKELYNYKKKSALELLKLQADGFVEKQKKSM; encoded by the coding sequence ATGTTAAAACGTTTTTTTATGTTATGTTCGGGCGTAGATTCCGACATAATTAATGGCTGTTCCAATGGCGAGCAAAACAAATATGCCGGAATTGGAGCTACCGTTTTCTTCACTGCCGTAATGGCTTTTATTGCTAGTGCTTATGCGCTTTTTACCGTTTTTGATAATGCATTTATTGCCATAGCTTTCGGGTTAGTTTGGGGTTTGCTTATTTTTAATTTAGACCGATTTATTGTTTCTACCATTAAAAAAAGAGATCGTTTTTTAGATGAATTCATTCAAGCCACTCCACGAATTGCGTTAGCGATTATTATTGCTATTGTAATTTCAAAACCTTTGGAAATTAAAATCTTTGAAAAAGAAATCAATACCGTTTTACTGAAAGAAAAAAACGAAATGATGTTGGCCAATAAAAAACAAGTTGCCAATTATTTTCAATCGGATTTAGATAAAAACAAAGCTCAAATTGATAGTTTAAAATCGGATATTCTTAAAAAAGAGAAAGAAGTAAACGATTTGTATTCGGTTTACATCACCGAAGCGGAAGGAACTGCCGGAACTAAAAAATTAGGCAAAGGCCCAGTTTATAAAGAAAAACGTGAAAAACACGATGCTTCATTGCAAGATTTAGCGACTTTAAAAGCAGCGAACCAAGCAAAAATCACCGATTTAGAAGCGAAAGCCAAAACTTTACAAACCGATTTAGACAAAAAAGTCACCGAAACCCAACCTATTATTGAAGGTTTCGACGGTTTAATGGCTCGAATAAATGCTTTGAATAAATTACCTTGGTTACCATCGTTTTTTATTATGCTCTTGTTTTTAGCGATTGAAACTTCGCCCATTATTGCTAAATTATTATCCTCAAAAAGCGAATACGACTTTAAACAAGAAGACAACGAAATGGGCATCAAAAATATGTTGGCTCAAAACCATTACCAAAGCGAATTGCAAAAGAAAACCGATGCCGAAATTTACGATAAGGTTTATGCCGACATCAAAGAAGATAAAGAATTATACAACTACAAAAAGAAAAGCGCATTGGAATTGCTAAAACTCCAAGCTGATGGATTTGTGGAGAAACAGAAAAAGTCAATGTAA
- the hemW gene encoding radical SAM family heme chaperone HemW produces the protein MSGIYIHIPFCKQACHYCDFHFSTSLKKKDEMVLALAKEIEMRKSEFQEEIVETIYFGGGTPSILEISDLKFLIDAVYRNFKVVENPEITVEANPDDLTENRIIELSKNKVNRLSIGIQSFFEDDLKLMNRAHNVEEAKSCLKIATQYFDNISIDLIYGIPEMSNEKWLQNIETALSFKVPHISSYALTVEPKTALHSFIQKGIIPQPDDEVAQEHFQILVDKLSENEFIHYELSNFGKENYFSKNNSSYWLGKKYIGIGPSAHSYDGKNRGWNVSNNSLYIKSIQENKLPIEIETLTKTDRYNEYVMTGLRTIWGVSLNKIEQEFGETYLHYLNQQAAKFIEDHLLFVDDHILRTTKKGKFLSDGIASDLFLLNLD, from the coding sequence ATGTCAGGCATCTACATCCACATACCATTCTGCAAGCAGGCGTGTCACTATTGCGATTTTCATTTTTCTACTTCGTTGAAGAAGAAGGATGAGATGGTTTTGGCATTGGCTAAAGAAATTGAAATGCGTAAAAGTGAGTTTCAAGAGGAGATTGTTGAAACGATTTATTTTGGTGGTGGTACTCCAAGCATTTTAGAAATTTCTGATTTAAAATTTTTAATTGATGCAGTATATCGAAATTTCAAAGTGGTTGAAAATCCAGAAATTACGGTAGAAGCCAATCCAGATGATTTAACAGAGAATCGAATAATTGAGCTATCAAAAAACAAAGTCAACCGATTATCTATCGGAATTCAATCGTTTTTTGAAGATGATTTAAAGTTAATGAATCGTGCGCACAACGTTGAAGAAGCAAAGAGCTGTTTGAAAATTGCAACACAATATTTTGATAATATTTCTATTGATTTGATTTACGGAATTCCCGAAATGAGTAATGAAAAATGGTTGCAAAACATTGAAACGGCTTTGTCTTTTAAAGTACCACACATTTCGAGTTATGCTTTAACAGTTGAACCCAAAACCGCTTTGCATTCGTTTATTCAAAAAGGAATCATTCCGCAACCTGATGATGAAGTGGCTCAAGAACATTTTCAAATTTTGGTAGACAAACTTTCAGAAAACGAATTCATTCATTACGAATTATCGAATTTTGGTAAAGAAAATTATTTTTCTAAAAACAATTCGAGTTATTGGTTGGGAAAAAAATACATCGGAATTGGTCCGTCAGCTCACAGTTATGATGGAAAAAATAGAGGATGGAATGTGTCAAATAATTCACTTTATATCAAATCAATACAAGAAAATAAATTACCAATTGAAATCGAAACATTAACCAAAACCGACCGATACAACGAATATGTTATGACTGGCTTGAGAACCATTTGGGGTGTTTCATTAAATAAAATCGAACAAGAATTTGGAGAAACATATCTACATTATTTAAACCAACAAGCCGCAAAATTTATCGAAGACCATTTGTTGTTTGTGGATGATCACATTTTACGCACGACTAAAAAAGGAAAGTTTTTGAGTGATGGAATAGCTTCCGACTTATTTTTACTAAATTTGGATTGA
- the ahcY gene encoding adenosylhomocysteinase, with the protein MSTQTLPYVAYKVKDISLAAWGRKEIELAEAEMPGLMALRAEYGATQPLKGARIAGCLHMTIQTAVLIETLIALGAEVTWSSCNIFSTQDQAAAAIAAAGIQVYAWKGLNEEDFDWCIEQTLFFGEDRKPLNMILDDGGDLTNMVIDRYPELVAGIKGLSEETTTGVHRLYERVKAGTLPMPAINVNDSVTKSKFDNKYGCKESAVDAVRRATDIMLAGKRVIVCGYGDVGKGTAASFRGAGSIVTVTEIDPICALQAAMDGFEVKKLDTVIKTADIIITTTGNKDIVLGSHFEQMKDKTIVCNIGHFDNEIDMAWLNKNHGASKIEIKPQVDKYTIAGNDIIILAEGRLVNLGCATGHPSFVMSNSFTNQTLAQIELWNNSAAYNNDVYMLPKHLDEKVAMLHLAKLGVELETLRPDQAEYIGVEVQGPFKPEYYRY; encoded by the coding sequence ATGAGTACACAAACATTACCTTATGTAGCTTATAAAGTGAAAGATATTTCGCTTGCAGCTTGGGGAAGAAAAGAGATTGAATTAGCTGAAGCAGAAATGCCAGGTTTAATGGCATTAAGAGCAGAATACGGAGCAACTCAACCTTTAAAAGGAGCTAGAATTGCTGGATGTCTTCACATGACAATTCAAACTGCTGTTTTAATTGAAACTTTAATTGCTTTGGGTGCAGAAGTTACTTGGTCATCTTGTAACATTTTTTCAACTCAAGATCAAGCTGCTGCTGCTATTGCTGCTGCTGGAATTCAAGTATATGCTTGGAAAGGTTTGAATGAAGAAGATTTTGATTGGTGTATTGAACAAACTTTATTCTTTGGTGAAGATAGAAAGCCATTGAACATGATTTTAGATGATGGTGGTGATTTAACTAACATGGTTATTGATCGTTACCCAGAATTAGTTGCTGGAATCAAAGGTTTATCTGAAGAAACTACAACAGGAGTTCACCGTTTATACGAAAGAGTAAAAGCTGGAACGTTACCAATGCCTGCAATTAACGTAAATGATTCTGTTACTAAATCTAAATTTGATAACAAATACGGATGTAAAGAATCTGCTGTTGATGCAGTAAGAAGAGCTACAGATATTATGTTAGCTGGAAAAAGAGTTATCGTTTGTGGATATGGTGATGTTGGAAAAGGAACTGCGGCTTCTTTCCGTGGCGCTGGTTCTATTGTAACTGTTACAGAAATTGATCCAATTTGTGCTTTACAAGCGGCTATGGATGGTTTTGAAGTAAAAAAATTAGATACCGTTATCAAAACGGCTGATATCATTATTACTACAACAGGAAATAAAGACATCGTTTTAGGATCTCACTTTGAGCAAATGAAAGATAAAACTATCGTTTGTAACATTGGACACTTCGATAACGAAATTGATATGGCTTGGTTAAACAAAAACCACGGTGCTTCTAAAATTGAAATTAAACCACAAGTTGATAAATATACAATTGCTGGAAATGATATCATCATTTTAGCTGAAGGTCGTTTAGTAAACTTAGGTTGTGCTACAGGTCACCCAAGTTTTGTAATGAGTAATTCATTTACAAACCAAACGTTAGCGCAAATTGAATTATGGAATAACAGTGCAGCTTATAACAACGACGTTTATATGTTACCAAAACATTTAGATGAAAAAGTAGCCATGTTACACCTTGCTAAATTAGGAGTTGAATTAGAAACGTTACGTCCAGACCAAGCGGAATATATTGGTGTAGAAGTACAAGGTCCTTTCAAACCTGAGTATTATAGATACTAG